In methanogenic archaeon ISO4-H5, the following are encoded in one genomic region:
- a CDS encoding haloacid dehalogenase-like hydrolase has protein sequence MIGFALDMDGTVYHGERPIPGAREFISRLKAEGIPFRFITNNSSHPKKFYADRLRRMGFEITEDHVLTSTIATIRFIKENRAGKSVYVLATPDVTEEIRSAGIPGPKEGEVPDIVLLTFDTTIGYEGLNDAYHYIQKGAELIATHPDDVCPTEDGYDVDIGPFIRLFESLTGNKATVVGKPNRLMLDMAALEMGVEPDRVVMVGDRLSTDIRMAVDANIASILVLSGETDEALLKASGIRPTFVKGSVADIVPEEIVRTLSASDLKTR, from the coding sequence GTGATAGGCTTCGCATTGGACATGGACGGTACCGTATACCACGGCGAGAGGCCCATACCCGGCGCCAGGGAGTTCATATCCCGTCTGAAGGCCGAGGGCATACCGTTCAGATTCATCACCAACAACTCCTCCCATCCCAAGAAGTTCTATGCCGACCGTCTCAGGCGCATGGGATTCGAGATAACCGAGGATCACGTTCTGACCTCCACCATCGCCACCATCCGTTTCATCAAAGAGAACCGTGCCGGGAAGTCAGTATATGTTCTGGCGACACCCGATGTGACAGAGGAGATCCGTTCCGCCGGGATACCCGGACCCAAGGAGGGAGAGGTCCCGGACATAGTCCTGCTGACCTTCGATACCACCATCGGTTACGAGGGACTCAACGATGCTTACCACTATATCCAGAAGGGCGCCGAGCTCATCGCCACCCATCCGGACGACGTATGTCCCACGGAGGACGGTTACGACGTCGACATCGGGCCCTTCATCAGACTTTTCGAGAGCCTTACCGGGAACAAGGCCACGGTCGTGGGCAAGCCCAACCGCCTGATGCTCGACATGGCTGCCCTGGAGATGGGTGTGGAACCCGACCGCGTGGTCATGGTGGGGGACCGTCTCTCGACCGATATCCGTATGGCGGTGGATGCGAACATCGCCTCCATTCTGGTACTGTCCGGGGAGACCGACGAGGCGCTCCTGAAGGCATCCGGAATCAGACCCACCTTCGTCAAAGGCTCGGTCGCAGACATAGTCCCGGAAGAGATTGTCCGTACTCTGTCTGCGTCTGACTTAAAAACCCGTTGA
- a CDS encoding DNA/RNA-binding protein produces the protein MLVLDSSALFSMEQLPEEESVCPPGVIRELTKYKDHRLDLWGDLLRVSDCTEDSIKKVEEAARKSGDLGRLSPVDITVLALALDVNGTVLTDDYSIQNTARIMGIPYRAIGQAGIKKVEKWNYQCIGCGKWYKEKVPDCPICGSELRAHRKR, from the coding sequence ATGCTCGTACTGGACAGCTCCGCATTGTTCTCGATGGAACAGCTCCCGGAGGAGGAATCTGTCTGCCCTCCCGGCGTCATCAGGGAGCTCACCAAGTACAAGGACCACCGTCTGGACCTCTGGGGCGATCTCCTGAGGGTATCGGACTGCACCGAGGACTCCATCAAGAAAGTGGAGGAAGCGGCCAGGAAGAGCGGCGATCTGGGAAGGCTGTCGCCGGTAGACATCACCGTGCTGGCACTTGCCCTGGATGTGAACGGGACCGTCCTGACCGATGATTACTCCATCCAGAACACGGCCCGCATCATGGGCATACCTTACAGGGCGATAGGGCAGGCTGGCATCAAGAAGGTGGAGAAATGGAACTACCAGTGCATCGGCTGCGGTAAATGGTACAAGGAAAAGGTTCCTGACTGCCCGATATGCGGTTCGGAGCTCCGCGCCCACCGCAAGCGCTGA
- a CDS encoding CDP-diglyceride synthetase CdsA, producing the protein MDIWGVIVIILNGFWLFLPAMLPNSAAVVFGKMGKTKIDFGKTWHGKRIFGDGKSWAGLFGGGFSGIFLGLILIGVSALFGSSDYWGYGGFWANVGILACLSFGAILGDLMAAFIKRRLGLERGAKAPILDQYDFVIGAFLITSIFFPGWVYATYIEGWHICALIFLLLVMFGIHRSVNIIGYKMGLKKEPW; encoded by the coding sequence ATGGATATCTGGGGCGTCATCGTCATCATCCTCAACGGATTCTGGCTTTTCCTCCCGGCCATGCTGCCCAATTCAGCGGCGGTGGTGTTCGGTAAGATGGGTAAGACCAAGATCGATTTCGGTAAAACCTGGCATGGCAAGAGGATATTCGGCGACGGCAAGTCCTGGGCGGGACTGTTCGGAGGAGGATTCTCCGGCATATTCCTCGGTCTGATCCTCATCGGTGTCTCCGCTCTGTTCGGTTCTTCTGACTATTGGGGTTACGGAGGATTCTGGGCCAACGTCGGCATCCTCGCGTGTCTGTCGTTCGGTGCCATCCTGGGAGACCTCATGGCAGCCTTTATCAAGAGGCGTCTCGGACTGGAACGCGGGGCCAAAGCACCCATTCTGGATCAGTACGATTTCGTCATCGGAGCGTTCCTGATCACGTCCATATTCTTCCCCGGCTGGGTCTATGCCACCTACATCGAGGGATGGCACATCTGTGCACTCATATTCCTGCTGCTGGTGATGTTCGGAATCCACCGCAGCGTCAACATCATAGGTTACAAGATGGGGCTCAAGAAGGAGCCTTGGTGA
- a CDS encoding geranylgeranyl reductase, with protein sequence MIEGRSVIGTPVRCGELMPSVEEITDMFPNLTGADELFNLPSNLAVRNVEGIRLIDPKDRVWEFPFTGYTTDRDRFDQYLADQAVKSGADLIKCCRFYEREGNIAKTSEGEIEFKTIIGADGPGSRVAQSLGLPANQNPYPAVSAQAEGDYDPYIQMFFGGIAPGAYAWIMPKAGTANVGVGFSPKFSNGSLRGYFDKFVNAHDIKVISTVRGKYVPSEGPVSKTYADVGMVVGDAAGVVMSVNGGGIPQAMITGRMAGOVAADNVLHNRSLAEYEQAWRNVLYKPLKIAAGNKKLADTFAFRSEKSTALCMKLLGKRRMGKLIRCKRLFP encoded by the coding sequence ATGATCGAGGGCCGTTCCGTCATCGGGACCCCCGTCCGCTGCGGAGAGCTCATGCCTTCCGTCGAGGAGATCACGGACATGTTCCCCAACCTTACCGGAGCCGACGAACTATTCAATCTCCCTTCGAATCTGGCAGTCCGCAACGTCGAGGGTATCAGGCTCATCGACCCCAAGGACCGCGTCTGGGAGTTCCCTTTTACAGGATACACCACTGACAGGGACCGTTTCGACCAGTATCTTGCCGACCAGGCGGTGAAATCCGGAGCCGATCTCATCAAGTGCTGCCGTTTCTACGAGAGGGAAGGCAATATCGCCAAAACCTCCGAGGGCGAGATAGAATTCAAAACGATCATCGGTGCCGACGGACCTGGTTCGCGTGTCGCGCAGAGCCTGGGACTCCCCGCTAACCAGAATCCCTATCCCGCTGTTTCCGCCCAGGCCGAGGGCGATTACGATCCGTACATCCAGATGTTCTTCGGAGGTATCGCTCCCGGGGCGTACGCATGGATCATGCCCAAGGCAGGCACCGCCAACGTGGGTGTCGGTTTCTCCCCCAAGTTCTCTAACGGATCCCTCCGCGGATATTTCGACAAGTTCGTGAACGCTCACGACATCAAGGTCATATCCACGGTCCGCGGCAAGTATGTGCCCAGCGAGGGCCCTGTGTCCAAGACCTATGCCGATGTCGGCATGGTGGTGGGAGACGCCGCGGGAGTCGTGATGTCCGTCAACGGAGGAGGAATCCCCCAGGCGATGATTACCGGCCGTATGGCGGGATAGGTCGCTGCCGATAACGTTCTTCACAACCGTTCCCTGGCCGAATACGAACAGGCCTGGCGCAACGTCCTCTACAAACCTCTAAAGATTGCCGCCGGCAACAAGAAGCTGGCGGACACCTTCGCATTCAGGAGCGAGAAGAGCACCGCATTATGCATGAAACTGCTCGGCAAGCGCCGTATGGGAAAACTCATCAGGTGCAAGCGTCTGTTCCCGTGA
- a CDS encoding orotate phosphoribosyltransferase PyrE codes for MSDLKKALEDCGALQFGEFTLASGAKSNYYIDIKKASTKPEVLALIAKSMASMMKEKGMKPARVAGVVLGSIPLATALSLETGIPLLMVRKERKDHGTGKLVEGDLEAGDEVLVVEDVITTAGSSMKAIEALRGEGANVTRIFSVIDREGGGRENLAGIGVELNALVKGSDLLKDAQ; via the coding sequence ATGAGCGATTTGAAGAAAGCATTGGAAGACTGCGGAGCGCTTCAGTTCGGGGAGTTCACCCTCGCCTCCGGAGCCAAGAGCAACTACTATATAGACATCAAGAAGGCAAGTACCAAACCCGAGGTGCTGGCACTCATCGCCAAGTCCATGGCATCGATGATGAAGGAGAAGGGCATGAAGCCCGCCAGGGTCGCCGGGGTCGTCCTCGGTTCCATCCCTCTGGCCACCGCCCTGTCCCTGGAGACCGGCATCCCGCTCCTGATGGTCCGCAAGGAGAGGAAGGACCACGGTACCGGCAAACTTGTAGAAGGAGACCTCGAGGCAGGGGATGAGGTGCTCGTGGTGGAGGACGTCATCACCACCGCCGGTTCCAGCATGAAGGCCATCGAGGCCCTCCGCGGAGAGGGTGCCAACGTTACCAGGATCTTCTCCGTCATCGACCGTGAGGGAGGAGGAAGGGAGAACCTCGCCGGCATCGGCGTGGAGCTCAATGCCCTGGTCAAGGGTTCCGACCTTCTGAAGGATGCACAATGA
- a CDS encoding signal peptidase I: MDLKSSLTKKRIVVIAAVVLILASTAVFFYNFNGKSFDLNDRETRIIVTGSMAKNTPSDVEIGALPTNCIVMIEKLDQNELNSIKVGDVISFHYSGRLTVHRVVDITTDSSGTPTQFKTLGDTYRNSDVPDSSNTHCETISPEDVTGKVVGVSPTLGSIVHFAQTKVALLALMVVVIIVMITVVFDIVKIRRENGPGED, from the coding sequence ATGGACTTGAAATCATCCCTGACCAAGAAGCGCATCGTCGTCATAGCGGCGGTGGTTCTGATACTGGCCTCCACGGCTGTTTTCTTCTACAATTTCAATGGTAAGTCCTTCGATCTCAACGACCGCGAGACACGCATCATCGTGACTGGTTCCATGGCCAAGAACACGCCTTCGGATGTGGAGATCGGTGCCCTGCCCACGAACTGTATCGTCATGATAGAGAAACTGGACCAGAACGAGCTGAACTCCATCAAGGTAGGTGACGTCATCTCCTTCCACTACAGCGGACGTCTCACCGTGCATCGTGTAGTCGACATAACCACAGACAGCAGCGGCACTCCTACGCAGTTCAAGACCCTGGGAGATACCTATCGCAACAGCGATGTCCCCGATTCTTCCAATACCCACTGTGAGACGATCTCTCCGGAAGATGTTACCGGGAAGGTCGTGGGAGTGTCACCCACTCTGGGCAGCATAGTGCATTTCGCACAGACCAAAGTAGCCTTGCTGGCACTCATGGTGGTCGTTATCATCGTCATGATTACGGTGGTATTCGACATCGTGAAGATCCGCCGGGAGAACGGTCCCGGAGAGGACTGA
- a CDS encoding Octaprenyl-diphosphate synthase IspB encodes MAEDWYNCIASELEDVDKVMENITDRAENPLLREMCQYVLSNHGKRVRPALCLLAFHALGGQDTSKAVDIGAAIEIIHNATLIHDDINDAGEIRRGAKALYKEYSLGRSIVAGDFMFALGFQLMGATSQEVVNFVIDAAAAMGSGEFDQKKMEHNVRADEAEYLKIITGKTARLLECAAKCGAYVAAPEDFDKIVALGNFAFNIGMSFQIIDDLLDIIGDQSNTGKLVGNDIVEGKPTLPIIYGMRDPTVGIRIMDIFEDDRTDYNAAGEAITLIKRTDAIDRCYNLANYYADKAIAELGPIPDSVYKQALIDFAKFIVSRDR; translated from the coding sequence ATGGCCGAAGATTGGTACAATTGTATTGCATCCGAATTAGAGGATGTCGATAAGGTGATGGAGAACATCACCGACAGGGCGGAGAACCCTCTGCTCAGAGAGATGTGCCAATATGTGCTTTCCAACCACGGTAAGAGGGTCAGGCCCGCTTTATGTCTCCTGGCGTTCCACGCACTCGGGGGACAGGACACCTCCAAGGCCGTCGATATCGGAGCAGCCATCGAGATCATCCACAACGCCACCCTGATCCACGACGATATCAACGATGCAGGAGAGATCAGGCGCGGTGCCAAGGCCCTTTACAAGGAGTACTCCCTCGGAAGGTCCATCGTCGCCGGAGACTTCATGTTCGCTCTCGGATTCCAGCTGATGGGTGCAACCTCCCAGGAAGTCGTCAACTTCGTCATCGACGCTGCCGCAGCCATGGGTTCCGGAGAGTTCGACCAGAAGAAGATGGAGCACAACGTCAGGGCTGACGAGGCGGAATACCTCAAGATTATCACCGGGAAGACCGCACGTCTTCTCGAATGTGCCGCCAAGTGCGGTGCCTACGTCGCAGCACCCGAGGATTTCGATAAGATTGTGGCCCTCGGCAACTTCGCATTCAACATCGGTATGTCCTTCCAGATCATCGACGATCTCCTGGACATTATCGGAGATCAGAGCAACACCGGAAAACTGGTGGGCAATGACATCGTCGAGGGTAAACCGACCCTCCCCATCATCTACGGAATGCGCGATCCCACCGTGGGAATCCGTATTATGGACATTTTCGAGGATGACCGCACCGATTACAACGCAGCCGGAGAAGCGATCACCCTCATCAAGAGGACCGATGCAATTGACCGTTGCTACAACCTCGCCAATTATTATGCAGACAAGGCTATTGCCGAATTGGGCCCCATTCCCGATTCCGTCTACAAGCAGGCCTTGATCGATTTCGCCAAGTTCATCGTTTCCCGTGACAGGTGA
- a CDS encoding uracil-DNA glycosylase Ung, whose product MISPEKDCRLCALCEGRTNLVLPSGDLESPVVLVGEAPGENEDLQGAPFVGRAGQILNQAMADVGLERSRVMITNTVKCRPPANRDPEQSEMAACRKYLDSELAGRKAVIGLGKSAIRDLLGYEGPLAPIINTRQYIEVCGERILFIPTYHPMACVYRKAAREELRKTLAMVKEEFGL is encoded by the coding sequence ATGATCAGTCCCGAGAAGGACTGCAGGCTGTGCGCCCTCTGCGAGGGACGCACCAACCTGGTCCTGCCCTCCGGCGATCTGGAGTCGCCGGTCGTACTGGTGGGCGAAGCGCCCGGAGAGAACGAGGACCTGCAGGGAGCCCCCTTCGTGGGCCGCGCCGGTCAGATACTCAACCAGGCGATGGCGGACGTGGGTCTGGAACGTTCCAGGGTCATGATCACCAATACCGTAAAATGCCGTCCGCCTGCCAACCGCGATCCGGAGCAGTCCGAGATGGCCGCCTGCAGGAAGTACCTGGACAGCGAACTGGCCGGCCGCAAGGCGGTCATCGGGCTCGGGAAATCGGCCATCCGCGACCTTCTGGGATATGAGGGTCCGCTTGCCCCTATTATCAACACCCGGCAGTACATCGAGGTCTGCGGGGAGAGAATCCTCTTCATCCCCACCTACCACCCGATGGCCTGCGTATACCGCAAAGCCGCCCGCGAGGAACTGAGGAAGACGCTCGCCATGGTCAAGGAGGAATTCGGTCTGTGA
- a CDS encoding chromosome segregation protein SMC — MAITGPNGSGKSNIGDAIMFVLGPKSPKAVRAGRITDLIFSGGASKSRAKSMTVSLVFDNKDRILPWNDDTVRLTRYVKLSDNGEDYTSYFYINDQKSTLGEFDSLLTKARISADGYNLVQQGDVTHIVQMSNLERRRIIDGISGIASFDADIAKAQGEKKEATDNLNLIDVLREDKERQLKSLEKDKEQAQIYLETKNSLDVAKAQLTVRQRDKEVSTLENLTQYTDKLRGELEVLKKEKETVRNQHAENEQAIIAKEAEIEAKAGPEYRKVKDDLENTKIKLATEKDRMETSEADIRNQNEFKAGFLESIEENRNLYRTLSESLNDLKIQHDAAKEEFDNAKKEEAQISEETTRHGGELTELQKKIVTLDKDIDSAIIIDQDARTAEAAAKIVLDHAETGKADAEEALETAKFEMKDADQNLKEVQNEVGPDNTEEISKRILALKQEEAQLEDKESQLRSALDRANNEYNKLSAEKRASDSVNGAGEAVSRILALKNTGQIAGIRGTVAELAKVEPGYETALGVAAGGKMQAVVVETDAVAAQCIQYLKSNGLSRVVFLPLNKMMPGKPRAKAIMVLKRTEGYATDFLDFAPEYTNVFWYVFQDTLVVKSLDTAREIMGGIRIVTREGELIEASGAMAGGTIRKNTIAKFGPTAQGALDEAAQNVRKASEALETVREMLRDKRDAIRAADDEMRRIAGSDNASRDKLAAAKASFEQTKRNLKTAEDNLTRAVKELETAKSDLVQKTAAAQTTGQNLENLRNERTAARERMAVIAPADLQERIQAVRNKVFECSQTVNDLASQIGGAKAELSGLDKQKEAYDLQVAEVDRKIAAQTESIANNEKNIAELTIALEALRKIESEMESGLEDLKVQKDSLIENRYALDAKMGKVQSNIENKEGVIASQEAQMIIIRQNIQQLEEEVAAIQIEVPTPIPSEEALKRTIRTCEDKISTLGAVNLRAIDDYEVRKKEYDVMLEQIKTLNKQIAELDKLTDDLTAKKKGLFMESYDAVNENFKQIYAQLSGGGEGYMALEDPEDPFNGGLQINAKPRNGKLLRLEALSGGEKSLTALSFIFAIQEYQPSPFYVLDEVDMFLDAANSELVAKRVKESSAKAQFIQVSLRKVTLTLADHLIGVTRPPTGISRVIMQPDLEEVSKFEEEALKRQKESQD; from the coding sequence ATGGCAATCACGGGACCGAACGGTTCCGGAAAATCGAACATCGGCGATGCCATCATGTTCGTGTTAGGGCCCAAGAGCCCCAAGGCCGTCAGGGCCGGCAGGATAACGGATCTGATTTTCAGCGGCGGGGCCTCCAAGTCCAGGGCCAAGTCCATGACCGTTTCCCTGGTATTCGACAACAAGGACCGCATCCTCCCGTGGAACGACGACACCGTCCGTCTCACGCGTTACGTCAAGCTCTCCGACAACGGAGAGGATTACACCTCGTACTTCTACATCAACGACCAGAAATCCACTCTGGGCGAGTTCGATTCCCTGCTCACCAAGGCCAGGATCAGCGCCGACGGATACAATCTGGTCCAGCAGGGTGACGTCACCCACATCGTACAGATGAGCAACCTCGAGAGGAGGCGCATCATCGACGGTATCTCCGGAATCGCCAGTTTCGATGCCGATATCGCGAAGGCACAGGGCGAGAAGAAGGAGGCCACCGACAATCTCAATCTCATCGACGTCCTCCGTGAGGACAAGGAGAGGCAGCTGAAATCCCTCGAGAAGGACAAGGAGCAGGCCCAGATCTACCTGGAGACCAAGAACTCCCTCGACGTGGCCAAAGCACAGCTCACCGTGAGGCAGAGGGACAAGGAGGTTTCTACCCTCGAGAACCTCACCCAATACACCGACAAGCTCCGCGGGGAGCTGGAGGTCCTGAAGAAGGAGAAGGAAACCGTCAGGAACCAGCACGCGGAGAACGAACAGGCCATCATCGCCAAGGAGGCGGAGATCGAGGCCAAGGCCGGCCCCGAGTACCGCAAGGTGAAGGATGACCTGGAGAACACCAAGATCAAACTCGCCACCGAGAAGGACAGGATGGAGACCTCCGAGGCGGACATCAGGAACCAGAACGAGTTCAAGGCAGGCTTCCTGGAGTCCATCGAAGAGAACCGCAACCTGTACAGGACCCTCTCCGAGAGTCTGAACGACCTCAAGATCCAGCACGACGCTGCCAAGGAGGAGTTCGACAACGCCAAGAAGGAAGAGGCACAGATCAGCGAGGAGACCACCCGGCATGGCGGCGAGCTGACCGAGCTCCAGAAGAAGATCGTGACGCTGGACAAGGACATCGACAGCGCCATCATCATCGACCAGGATGCCAGGACCGCGGAGGCTGCGGCCAAGATCGTGCTCGACCACGCCGAGACCGGAAAGGCCGATGCGGAAGAGGCCCTGGAGACCGCCAAATTCGAGATGAAGGATGCCGACCAGAACCTCAAGGAGGTCCAGAACGAGGTCGGCCCCGACAACACCGAGGAGATATCCAAACGCATCCTGGCCCTCAAACAGGAGGAGGCCCAGCTGGAGGACAAGGAGTCCCAGCTCAGGTCCGCCCTGGATCGTGCCAACAACGAATACAACAAACTGTCCGCGGAGAAGCGCGCATCCGATTCCGTCAATGGAGCCGGAGAGGCCGTATCCCGCATACTCGCACTCAAGAACACCGGCCAGATCGCCGGTATCCGCGGTACCGTCGCCGAGCTCGCAAAGGTCGAGCCCGGGTACGAGACCGCTCTCGGAGTAGCTGCCGGAGGTAAGATGCAGGCGGTGGTCGTGGAGACCGACGCCGTTGCCGCGCAGTGCATCCAGTACCTGAAATCCAACGGACTCAGCAGGGTGGTGTTCCTGCCGCTCAACAAGATGATGCCCGGCAAACCCCGCGCCAAGGCCATCATGGTCCTCAAGAGGACCGAGGGATACGCCACCGACTTCCTGGATTTCGCACCCGAGTACACCAACGTGTTCTGGTATGTGTTCCAGGACACCCTTGTGGTCAAATCGCTCGATACCGCCCGTGAGATCATGGGAGGAATCAGGATCGTCACCCGTGAGGGTGAGCTGATCGAGGCCTCCGGTGCCATGGCGGGAGGAACCATCAGGAAGAACACCATCGCCAAGTTCGGACCCACCGCACAGGGAGCACTCGACGAGGCGGCGCAGAACGTGAGGAAGGCAAGCGAGGCCCTGGAGACCGTCCGCGAGATGCTCAGGGACAAGCGCGACGCCATCCGTGCCGCCGACGATGAGATGAGGAGGATCGCAGGCTCCGACAACGCGTCCAGGGACAAATTGGCCGCCGCCAAGGCATCCTTCGAGCAGACCAAGAGGAATCTCAAGACCGCGGAGGACAACCTCACCAGGGCCGTGAAGGAACTGGAGACCGCCAAATCGGACCTGGTCCAGAAGACCGCAGCCGCCCAGACCACCGGACAGAACCTGGAGAACCTCAGGAACGAGCGTACCGCCGCCCGCGAACGCATGGCAGTCATCGCCCCCGCCGACCTGCAGGAGCGCATACAGGCAGTCAGGAACAAGGTCTTCGAATGTAGCCAGACCGTGAACGACCTGGCATCGCAGATCGGAGGAGCCAAGGCCGAGCTGTCGGGTCTCGACAAGCAGAAGGAGGCATACGACCTCCAGGTCGCAGAGGTCGACCGCAAGATCGCGGCCCAGACCGAATCCATCGCCAACAACGAGAAGAACATCGCCGAGCTCACCATTGCCCTCGAAGCACTGAGGAAGATCGAGTCCGAGATGGAATCCGGTCTCGAGGACCTGAAAGTGCAGAAGGACTCCCTCATCGAGAACCGCTACGCCCTCGATGCGAAGATGGGTAAGGTGCAGTCCAACATCGAGAACAAGGAAGGTGTCATCGCCTCCCAGGAAGCCCAGATGATCATCATCAGGCAGAACATCCAGCAGCTCGAAGAGGAAGTGGCCGCCATCCAGATCGAGGTACCCACACCCATCCCCTCCGAGGAGGCCCTCAAACGTACCATCCGTACCTGCGAGGACAAGATCTCCACGCTCGGAGCCGTCAACCTTCGTGCCATCGACGATTACGAGGTCCGCAAGAAGGAATACGACGTCATGCTGGAGCAGATCAAGACACTCAACAAGCAGATCGCTGAGCTGGACAAGCTCACCGACGACCTGACCGCGAAGAAGAAGGGTCTCTTTATGGAGTCCTACGATGCGGTCAACGAGAACTTCAAGCAGATCTACGCCCAGCTGTCCGGCGGAGGCGAGGGATACATGGCCCTCGAGGACCCCGAGGACCCGTTCAACGGCGGACTTCAGATCAACGCCAAACCCAGGAACGGCAAGCTGCTGAGGCTGGAGGCACTCTCCGGAGGAGAGAAGTCTCTCACCGCGCTGTCGTTCATCTTCGCCATCCAGGAGTACCAGCCGTCCCCGTTCTATGTACTGGACGAGGTCGACATGTTCCTGGATGCCGCAAACTCCGAGCTCGTGGCCAAGAGGGTCAAGGAGAGTTCGGCCAAAGCACAGTTCATACAGGTGTCCCTGAGGAAGGTCACGCTCACGCTGGCTGACCACCTCATCGGTGTCACCAGACCGCCCACTGGAATCAGCAGGGTGATCATGCAGCCTGACCTCGAGGAGGTATCCAAATTCGAGGAGGAAGCACTCAAACGCCAGAAGGAGTCGCAAGACTGA